In one Oreochromis aureus strain Israel breed Guangdong linkage group 2, ZZ_aureus, whole genome shotgun sequence genomic region, the following are encoded:
- the si:ch73-335m24.2 gene encoding protein eva-1 homolog C, whose protein sequence is MHTACSAPDFSLYLHSILKNHTAHACEGEILIIKCPSRTSVAILSAFYGRRVPSQHLCPPASTNTTVEEDTECTSSVAIEKVLSECQDRRSCHIPVLSPVFGQDPCPLTTKYLLVSYKCRPEHHRTRLVCENERLRLMCKNETVIAIYSASFGHLLHGSPHCPQEPGSKADMECLSPAALRKVSRRCHSRANCSLIADTQTFGDPCFPGTRKHLRVSFTCVPRYLLEDVGQGPTDPFMISDYTHGGWYTGPTYRPQNVFLTNSLEIFDKILGLPERVALYFVSGICAGLVFLLCLFGVRSTLVKDVKDLVSDLNDELKASRRQRKELMEDLCEDDVSDTSSFRRLTQSYRTTDIFSPSTLTVEMVEWEEEQSRDLPNEDIWPHRDSSPYAIHKIKTYNN, encoded by the exons tctATCTTCACAGCATTCTGAAAAACCACACGGCTCATGCTTGTGAAGGAGAAATTCTCATCATCAAGTGTCCCTCCAGGACGTCTGTGGCCATCCTATCAGCCTTCTATGGACGCCGTGTTCCCAGTCAGCATTTATGTCCTCCTGCAAGCACAAACACAACTGTGGAGGAGGACACAGAGTGCACTTCCTCAGTTGCTATCGAG AAAGTGCTGTCAGAGTGTCAGGATCGGCGGTCGTGCCACATTCCCGTCTTAAGTCCGGTGTTTGGCCAGGATCCCTGTCCCCTCACCACCAAGTACCTCCTAGTCTCCTACAAGTGCAGACCAG AGCACCACCGCACACGACTGGTGTGCGAAAATGAGCGTTTGAGGCTGATGTGTAAAAATGAGACTGTCATCGCGATCTACTCTGCCTCATTTGGACACCTGCTGCACGGCAGTCCTCACTGTCCTCAGGAACCTGGATCAAAGGCTGACATGG AGTGTTTGTCGCCTGCGGCCCTGAGGAAAGTGTCACGCAGGTGTCACAGCAGAGCAAACTGTTCACTCATAGCCGATACTCAAACCTTTGGGGACCCGTGCTTCCCCGGCACCAGGAAACACCTGCGGGTGTCCTTCACTTGTG TCCCCAGATATCTCCTAGAAGATGTGGGTCAAGGTCCAACAGATCCTTTCATGATCTCAGATTACACACACG GTGGATGGTACACTGGCCCCACCTACAGGCCTCAAAATGTGTTCTTAACCAACTCTCTGGAGATCTTTGACAAAATACTGG GTCTCCCAGAGCGAGTCGCTCTCTACTTTGTCTCAGGCATCTGTGCTGGTCTCGTGTTCCTGCTCTGCCTGTTTGGCGTTCGCTCCACACTTGTGAAAGACGTTAAAGATCTGGTTTCTGACCTGAATGATGAGCTGAAAGCATCTCGCAGACAACGCAAGGAGCTCATGGAAGACCTCTGCGAAGATGATGTCTCTGACACATCATCTTTCCGCCGCCTAACACAATCCTACCGGACAACTGACATCTTCAGTCCATCCACTTTAACAGTAGAGATGGTTGAGTGGGAGGAGGAACAATCTAGAGATCTGCCCAATGAAGACATTTGGCCACACAGAGACTCCAGCCCTTACGCTATTCACAAGATAAAAACTTACAACAACTGA